A window of Colius striatus isolate bColStr4 chromosome 29, bColStr4.1.hap1, whole genome shotgun sequence contains these coding sequences:
- the LOC104561701 gene encoding scale keratin: MSYLSEASRPSGLTCPQPIAESYNEPCVQQCPDSRAVIYPPPVVVTVPGPILSSFPQESFVGSSGPALLGSPLSSGSSQGYGGSFGLGGSGGYGSSLGLGGFSGYGGSRGYGSSFGLGGSGGSLGYGRSLGYGGSLGYGGSFGLGGYGGSLGYGGQYGSSGFGNCGRSYSSGFSSYGTGSYLPGTQTWGRSLRGNCGAF, from the coding sequence ATGTCTTACCTCAGCGAGGCCAGCAGACCCTCTGGGCTGACCTGCCCTCAGCCAATTGCCGAGAGCTACAACGAGCCGTGTGTGCAGCAGTGCCCTGACTCCAGGGCAGTGATCTACCCACCACCGGTTGTGGTGACAGTCCcaggccccatcctcagctcttTTCCTCAGGAGAGCTTTGTGGGATCATCAGGCCCAGCGTTGCTGGGGAGTCCTTTAAGTTCAGGAAGCTCCCAGGGCTATGGGGGCTCCTTTGGCTTGGGGGGCTCTGGAGGTTATGGGAGCTCCCTGGGCTTGGGAGGCTTCTCTGGTTATGGGGGCTCCAGAGGCTATGGGAGCTCCTTTGgcctggggggctctgggggctcACTGGGGTATGGCCGTTCCCTGGGTTATGGGGGCTCCCTGGGCTATGGGGGCTCCTTTGGCCTGGGGGGTTACGGGGGCTCCCTGGGCTATGGGGGCCAATATGGGTCCAGTGGCTTTGGCAACTGTGGAAGGTCCTACAGCTCTGGCTTCTCCTCCTATGGCACGGGGTCTTACCTCCCTGGCACCCAGACATGGGGCAGGTCCCTCCGTGGGAACTGTGGGGCTTTCTGA
- the LOC133628324 gene encoding scale keratin-like, which produces MSYLSEASRPSGLTCPQPIAESYNEPCVRQCPDSRAVIYPPPVVVTVPGPILSSFPQESFVGSSGPALLGSPLSSRSSQGYGGSFGLGGSGGYGSSLGLGGLSGYGGSRGYGSSFGLGGSGGSLGYGRSLGYGGSLGYGGSFGLGGYGGSLGYGGQYGSSGFGNCGRSYSSGFSYGTGSYLPGTQTWGRSLRGNCGAF; this is translated from the coding sequence ATGTCTTACCTCAGCGAGGCCAGCAGACCCTCTGGGCTGACCTGCCCTCAGCCAATTGCCGAGAGCTACAACGAGCCGTGTGTGCGGCAGTGCCCTGACTCCAGGGCAGTGATCTACCCACCACCGGTTGTGGTGACAGTCCcaggccccatcctcagctcttTTCCTCAGGAGAGCTTTGTGGGATCATCAGGCCCAGCGTTGCTGGGGAGTCCTTTAAGTTCAAGAAGCTCCCAGGGCTATGGGGGCTCCTTTGgcttggggggctctgggggttATGGGAGCTCCCTGGGCTTGGGAGGCTTGTCTGGTTATGGGGGCTCCAGAGGCTATGGGAGCTCCTTTGgcctggggggctctgggggctcACTGGGGTATGGCCGTTCCCTGGGTTATGGGGGCTCCCTGGGCTATGGGGGCTCCTTTGGCCTGGGGGGTTATGGGGGCTCCCTGGGTTATGGGGGCCAATATGGGTCCAGTGGCTTTGGCAACTGTGGAAGGTCCTACAGCTCTGGCTTCTCCTATGGCACGGGGTCTTACCTCCCTGGCACCCAGACATGGGGCAGGTCCCTCCGTGGGAACTGTGGGGCTTTCTGA
- the LOC104561699 gene encoding feather keratin 4 translates to MSCYDLCPPTSCGPTPLANSCNEPCVRQCQDSTVVIQPSPVVVTLPGPILSSFPQNTAVGSSASAAVGSVLSAGGVPISSGSSLGLGSFGYPGLGSGYSRPYRRYNSYRSGFYGPC, encoded by the coding sequence ATGTCCTGCTACGACCTGTGTCCTCCCACCTCATGTGGCCCAACCCCACTGGCAAACAGCTGCAACGAGCCGTGTgtcaggcagtgccaggactcCACAGTGGTGATCCAGCCCTCTCCCGTGGTGGtgaccctgcccggccccatcctcagctccttcccgcagAACACCGCCGTGGGCTCCTCAGCGTCTGCAGCCGTCGGGAGCGTGCTCAGTGCTGGTGGGGTCCCCATCTCCTCTGGCAGCTCCTTGGGATTGGGGAGCTTTGGTTATCCAGGCCTGGGCAGTGGCTACAGCCGACCCTACCGTCGCTACAACTCCTATCGCAGTGGCTTCTACGGGCCGTGCTAA